In a single window of the Falco rusticolus isolate bFalRus1 chromosome 11, bFalRus1.pri, whole genome shotgun sequence genome:
- the LOC119155766 gene encoding uncharacterized protein LOC119155766: MIEYCNNWWPLYTLDDQEKWPMNGTLNYNTTLQLMLFCRRQGKWSEMPYVDLFFYLRQRRDWQNECKLTSGDNLIMAITSDNKKVKKCCSTCEIGKDCLKKRIVSETDEGPELDTFPPRRERNLGREYREQEQVEEPESSGIEDVEEGLSEIAIRDPVSRRTRQQAQTIAPLRQGVGNNGPVYVKVPFSVMDLMAWKQAAGIYREDPERVGRVVDTIIRTQNPDWNDLQVILNNLLDDTEKQMVLKTGKAQAEVAVLSGTTGGTLEQNFPSGDPQWDPNNVGHRERLSRYQKWILYGVKHAMPKSLNWSKLYEVRQDKNESPSTFLERLKEAARKYTDLRVETEAAQIQFALIFMSQSAPDIRKELQKLEGEDSRSLNKMLEAAWKVYYNREKKERKIRKSRLLAIMTEMTGRGRGRGKGQGLNGRGGFTNCGNRNFNTPLGINQCALCREEGHWKRDCPKNRNVQQEIAKVMVLDD, encoded by the coding sequence ATgattgagtattgtaataattggtggcctCTGTATACACTGGATGATCAGGAAAAGTGGCCCATGaatgggacactgaattataacactACTCTGCAGTTAATGCTGTTCTGTAGAAGACAGGGGAAATGGAGTGAAATGCCATATGTagatttgttcttttacttaagACAGAGAAGGGATTGGCAGAATGAATGCAAGCTAACTAGTGGAGATAATTTGATAATGGCTATAACTTCTGATaataagaaagtgaaaaaatgttgtTCAACTTGTGAGATTGGAAAGGATTGTTTGAAGAAGAGAATTGTCTCTGAAACTGATGAAGGACCAGAATTAGATACATTCCCTCCTAGGAGAGAAAGGAATCTGGGTCGAGAATATAGGGAACAGGAACAGGTGGAGGAACCAGAAAGTAGTGGAATAGAGGATGTGGAGGAGGGACTGTCCGAGATTGCAATTCGGGACCCTGTTTCCCGAAGAACTCGACAACAGGCACAAACAATAGCTCCCCTGCGACAGGGAGTTGGTAATAATGGGCCAGTGTATGTGAAAGTGCCTTTTTCAGTTATGGACTTGATGGCTTGGAAACAGGCAGCAGGAATTTATAGAGAAGATCCTGAAAGAGTGGGCAGAGTGGTAGATACTATAATCAGAACGCAGAACCCGGACTGGAATGATTTACAGGTGATCCTGAATAATTTGTTGGatgatacagaaaagcagatggtATTAAAGACTGgcaaagcacaggcagaagTGGCTGTGTTGAGTGGAACAACAGGTGGAACATTAGAGCAGAATTTCCCATCTGGGGATCCGCAGTGGGATCCAAATAATGTGGGGCACAGAGAAAGACTGAGTCGGTATCAGAAATGGATTTTATATGGAGTTAAACATGCCATGCCTAAATCTTTGAATTGGTCTAAATTATATGAAGTGAGACAAGATAAGAATGAATCTCCCTCAACATTCCTGGAGAGACTGAAGGAAGCTGCCAGAAAATATACTGATTTGAGAGTGGAGACAGAGGCAGCTCAGATAcaatttgctttgatttttatgagCCAATCAGCACCAGATATAAGAAAGGAACTCCAGAAACTTGAGGGAGAAGATTCAAGAAGTTTGAATAAAATGCTGGAGGCAGCATGGAAAGTATattacaacagagaaaaaaaagaaagaaaaatcaggaaaagtaGATTACTGGCCATAATGACAGAGATgacaggcagaggaagaggcagaggaaaaggacaagGGCTCAATGGAAGGGGAGGATTTACGAACTGTGGTAATCGGAATTTTAATACCCCCTTAGGAATAAATCAGTGTGCCTTGTGTAGGGAGGAAGGACACTGGAAAAGGGATTGtcctaaaaatagaaatgttcaGCAGGAGATAGCCAAAGTAATGGTTTTAGATGATTGA
- the DHCR24 gene encoding delta(24)-sterol reductase → MSPVWSLGAGLLLLLLWVRHRGLEAVLVHHRWVFVCLFLLPLSILFDVYYQLRAWAVWRLHSAPRQHAQRVRHIQAQVREWKNEGSKRYMCTGRPGWLTVSLRVGKYKKIHKNIMINLMDVLEVDTERQVVCVEPLVTMGQLTAHLNPMGWTIPVVPELDDLTVGGLIMGTGIESSSHIYGLFQHTCVAYELVLADGSLVRCSPTENSDLFYAVPWSCGTLGFLVAAEIQMIPAKKYVKIHYKPVRGLQKICEKFTEESKKKENSFVEGLLYSLEEAVIMTGVLTDEAEQSKINRIGNYYKPWFFKHVEKYLKADTTGVEYIPARHYYHRHTRSIFWELQDIIPFGNNPIFRYLFGWMVPPKISLLKLTQGEAIRKLYEQHHVVQDMLVPMKSLEKSIQTFHADLNVYPLWLCPFMLPNNPGMVHPKGDETELYVDIGAYGEPKRKQFEARASMRQMEKFVRSVHGFQMLYADCYMTREEFWDMFDGSLYHKLREQMNCKDAFPEVYDKICKAARH, encoded by the exons ATGTCGCCGGTGTGGTCGCTGGgcgcggggctgctgctgctgctgctgtgggtgaggCACCGGGGGCTGGAGGCCGTGCTGGTGCACCACCGCTGGGTCTTCgtctgcctcttcctcctgccgCTCTCCATCCTCTTCGACGTCTACTACCAGCTGCGCGCCTGGGCCGTCTGGCGCCTGCACAGCGCCCCGCGGCAGCACGCCCAGCGCGTCCGCCACATCCAGGCGCAG GTTCGGGAATGGAAAAACGAAGGCAGCAAAAGATACATGTGCACTGGCCGGCCTGGCTGGTTGACTGTATCACTTCGTGTTGGGAAGTATAAGAAGATTCATAAGAACATCATGATCAACTTAATGGATGTTCTGGAAGTGGACACTGAAAGACAG gttgTTTGTGTAGAACCTTTGGTGACCATGGGCCAGTTGACTGCACACCTGAATCCCATGGGCTGGACTATTCCAGTGGTACCAGAGCTTGATGATCTTACAGTAG GTGGCCTGATCATGGGAACTGGCATTGAGTCTTCGTCTCATATCTATGGACTTTTTCAACACACCTGTGTGGCCTATGAACTTGTTCTTGCTGATGGAAGCCTTGTGAGATGTTCACCA ACTGAAAATTCAGACCTATTTTATGCAGTGCCTTGGTCTTGTGGTACTCTGGGTTTCCTGGttgcagcagaaatacaaatgatTCCTGCCAAGAAATATGTCAAAATACATTATAAGCCTGTGAGAGGACTGCAGAAGATTTGTGAAAAGTTTACTGAAGAATCtaagaaaaaggagaacagTTTTGTGGAAGGACTTCTGTATTCTTTGGAAGAAGCAGTCATCATGACAGGAGTCTTGACTGATGAAGCTGAGCAAAGCAAG ATAAACAGAATTGGCAACTACTACAAGCCGTGGTTCTTTAAGCATGTGGAGAAGTATTTGAAAGCTGACACAACCGGAGTAGAATACATCCCGGCTAGACATTATTACCATAGACATACACGCAGTATCTTCTGGGAGCTCCAG gatATCATTCCTTTTGGCAATAACCCCATTTTCCGTTACCTGTTTGGCTGGATGGTTCCTCCAAAAATCTCTTTGTTGAAACTCACCCAAGGAGAAGCTATTCGAAAGCTGTATGAGCAACACCATGTTGTACAGGACATGTTGGTGCCAATGAAGAGCCTTGAAAAATCTATCCAAACCTTCCACGCTGACCTTAAC GTGTACCCTCTTTGGTTATGTCCTTTCATGTTGCCCAATAATCCTGGCATGGTCCACCCGAAAGGGGATGAAACAGAACTCTACGTGGATATAGGAGCTTATGGAGAGcccaaaaggaaacaatttgAAGCCAGGGCTTCAATGAGGCAAATGGAGAAGTTTGTAAGAAGTGTGCATGG TTTCCAGATGCTGTATGCAGATTGCTATATGACCCGTGAGGAGTTCTGGGATATGTTTGATGGTTCGTTATACCACAAGCTGAGGGAGCAAATGAATTGCAAGGATGCCTTTCCAGAAGTGTATGACAAAATCTGCAAAGCTGCGAGGCACTGA